Proteins from a single region of Methanotorris igneus Kol 5:
- the hdrC gene encoding CoB--CoM heterodisulfide reductase subunit C, producing MMVIKMEDVNKNFVNEVIETGKLVPGEEIVKSIKACYQCGTCTGSCPSGRRTAYRTRKVLRQVLLGLDSVLESDDIWRCTTCYTCYERCPRDVKVTEIIKTVRNLAAKKGHMAPAHKKTASLVLRFGHAVPANKDTAELRKSIGLAEKAPIAQFSDKDLEEIRTLVKELEFDKLIGFNWEKMDLE from the coding sequence GTGATGGTAATAAAAATGGAAGATGTAAATAAAAACTTTGTAAATGAGGTTATAGAAACTGGAAAACTTGTTCCTGGGGAAGAAATCGTTAAATCCATCAAAGCATGCTACCAATGTGGAACTTGTACAGGAAGCTGCCCAAGCGGTAGAAGAACAGCGTACAGAACAAGAAAAGTTCTCAGACAAGTTTTACTTGGATTGGATAGCGTTTTAGAAAGCGATGATATCTGGAGATGCACAACCTGCTATACATGCTATGAGAGATGCCCAAGAGATGTTAAAGTTACAGAAATTATTAAAACAGTAAGAAATCTTGCTGCTAAGAAAGGACACATGGCCCCTGCACATAAAAAGACAGCATCACTTGTTTTAAGGTTCGGTCATGCAGTTCCTGCAAACAAAGACACAGCAGAATTGAGAAAGTCAATTGGATTAGCAGAAAAAGCACCAATTGCACAATTTAGTGATAAAGATTTAGAAGAAATTAGAACACTTGTTAAAGAATTAGAGTTCGATAAGTTAATTGGATTCAACTGGGAAAAAATGGACTTAGAATAA